In Phocoena sinus isolate mPhoSin1 chromosome X, mPhoSin1.pri, whole genome shotgun sequence, a genomic segment contains:
- the SLITRK4 gene encoding SLIT and NTRK-like protein 4, giving the protein MFLWLFLILSALISSTNADSDISVEICNVCSCVSVENVLYVNCEKVSVYRPNQLKPPWSNFYHLNFQNNFLNILYPNTFLNFSHAVSLQLGNNKLQNIEGGAFLGLSALKQLHLNNNELKILRADTFLGIENLEYLQADYNLIKYIERGAFNKLHKLKVLILNDNLISFLPDNIFRFASLTHLDIRGNRIQKLPYIGVLEHIGRVVELQLEDNPWNCSCDLLPLKAWLENMPYNIYIGEAICETPSDLYGRLLKETNKQELCPMGTGSDFDVRILPPSQLENGYTTPNGHTTQTSLHRLVTKPPKTTNPSKISGIVAGKALSNRNLSQIVSYQTRVPPLTPCPAPCFCKTHPSDLGLSVNCQEKNIQSMSELIPKPLNAKKLHVNGNSIKDVDISDFTEFEGLDLLHLGSNQITVIKGDIFRNLTNLRRLYLNGNQIERLYPEIFSGLHNLQYLYLEYNLIKEILAGTFDSMPNLQLLYLNNNLLKSLPVYIFSGAPLARLNLRNNKFMYLPVSGVLDQLQSLTQIDLEGNPWDCTCDLVALKLWLEKLKDGIVIKELKCETPVQFANIELKSLKNEILCPKLLNKPSAPFTSPAPAVTFTTQLGPIRSPPGGPVPLSILILSILVVLILTVFVAFCLLVFVLRRNKKPTVKHEGLGNPECGSMQLQLRKHDHKTNKKDGLVTEAFIPQTIEQMSKSHTCGLKESETGFMFSDPPGQKAMMRNVPDKEKDVLHMDTRKRLSTIDELDELFPSRDSNVFIQNFLESKKEYNSIGVSGFEIRYPEKQQDKKNKKSLIGGNHSKIVVEQRKSSEYFELKAKLQSSPDYLQVLEEQTALNKI; this is encoded by the coding sequence ATGTTTCTTTGGCTCTTTCTGATTTTGTCAGCCctgatttcttcaacaaatgcagattctgacaTATCGGTGGAAATTTGCAATGTGTGTTCCTGCGTGTCAGTTGAGAATGTGCTATATGTCAACTGTGAGAAGGTTTCAGTCTACAGGCCAAATCAGCTGAAACCCCCTTGGTCCAATTTTTATCACCTCAAtttccaaaacaattttttaaatatcctctACCCAAATACATTCTTGAATTTTTCACATGCAGTATCCCTGCAGCTGGGAAATAATAAACTGCAGAATATTGAGGGAGGAGCCTTCCTTGGGCTCAGTGCATTAAAGCAGTTGCACTTGAACAACAATGAATTAAAGATTCTCCGAGCTGACACTTTCCTTGGCATTGAGAACTTGGAGTATCTCCAGGCTGACTACAATTTAATCAAGTATATTGAACGCGGAGCTTTCAATAAGCTCCACAAACTGAAAGTTCTCATTCTTAATGACAAtctgatttccttccttcctgataaTATCTTCCGATTCGCATCTTTGACCCACCTGGATATACGAGGGAACAGAATCCAGAAGCTCCCCTATATCGGAGTTCTGGAACACATAGGCCGTGTCGTCGAATTACAACTGGAAGATAACCCTTGGAACTGTAGCTGTGATTTGTTGCCTTTAAAAGCTTGGCTGGAGAATATGCCATATAACATTTACATAGGGGAAGCTATCTGTGAAACGCCCAGTGACTTATACGGAAGGCttttaaaagaaaccaacaaaCAAGAATTATGTCCCATGGGCACAGGCAGTGATTTTGACGTGCGAATCCTCCCTCCGTCTCAGCTGGAAAATGGCTACACCACTCCCAACGGTCACACCACCCAAACGTCCTTACACAGGTTGGTGACCAAACCACCGAAAACGACAAATCCATCCAAGATCTCTGGAATTGTGGCAGGCAAAGCCCTCTCCAACCGCAATCTCAGCCAGATTGTCTCTTACCAAACCAGGGTGCCCCCTCTTACACCTTGCCCAGCACCTTGCTTCTGCAAAACCCATCCTTCAGATCTGGGACTGAGTGTCAACTGCCAAGAGAAAAACATCCAGTCCATGTCTGAACTGATACCAAAACCTTTAAATGCCAAGAAGTTGCACGTTAACGGCAACAGCATCAAAGATGTGGACATCTCCGACTTCACCGAGTTCGAAGGACTCGATCTGCTTCATTTAGGCAGCAATCAGATTACCGTGATCAAGGGAGACATATTCCGCAATCTCACGAATTTACGCAGGCTGTATCTCAACGGCAATCAGATCGAAAGACTCTATCCCGAAATATTTTCAGGCCTTCATAACCTGCAGTATCTGTATTTGGAATACAACTTGATTAAGGAAATCTTAGCGGGCACCTTTGACTCGATGCCAAACTTGCAGCTCCTGTACTTAAATAATAATCTCTTAAAGAGCCTGCCCGTGTACATTTTCTCAGGAGCACCCCTTGCTAGACTGAACCTGAGGAACAACAAGTTCATGTACCTGCCTGTCAGCGGGGTCCTGGATCAGCTGCAGTCTCTTACGCAGATCGACTTGGAGGGCAACCCATGGGACTGCACTTGTGACTTGGTGGCATTAAAGCTGTGGCTGGAGAAGCTGAAAGATGGGATTGTCATAAAAGAACTGAAGTGTGAGACACCCGTGCAGTTTGCCAACATCGAACTGAAGTCCCTCAAAAATGAAATCTTATGTCCCAAGCTCTTAAACAAGCCATCGGCACCCTTCACAAGCCCTGCACCTGCCGTTACATTCACCACCCAGCTGGGGCCCATTCGCAGTcctcctggtggtccagtgcctCTGTCAATTTTAATCCTCAGCATCTTAGTGGTCCTCATCTTAACTGTGTTTGTTGCTTTTTGCCTTCTTGTTTTCGTGCTGAGACGAAACAAGAAGCCCACGGTGAAGCACGAAGGCCTGGGGAACCCCGAGTGCGGCTCCATGCAGCTGCAGCTGAGAAAACACGAccacaaaaccaacaaaaaagacGGACTGGTCACAGAAGCTTTCATTCCACAAACCATAGAGCAGATGAGCAAGAGCCACACCTGTGGCTTGAAAGAATCCGAAACCGGGTTTATGTTTTCTGATCCTCCAGGCCAGAAAGCCATGATGAGAAATGTCCCCGACAAGGAGAAAGATGTATTGCACATGGATACCAGGAAGAGACTGAGCACCATCGATGAGCTGGACGAATTATTCCCGAGCAGGGATTCCAATGTGTTTATTCAGAATTTTCTCGAAAGCAAAAAGGAGTACAATAGCATAGGCGTCAGTGGTTTTGAGATCCGCTATCCTGAAAAACAGcaagacaaaaaaaacaagaagtcaCTGATAGGCGGCAACCACAGTAAAATAGTTGTGGAGCAAAGGAAGAGCAGCgagtattttgaactgaaggcaAAACTCCAGAGTTCCCCCGACTACCTACAGGTCCTTGAGGAGCAGACAGCTTTGAACAAGATCTAG